aatttcaaagtttcTTTCCGTTCATCCTTTTAATTAAccttttttcaaataaatatattaaaatattttaaagtttgttcTTTCTGTCTTGTTCCTAGAAGATTTCCTCAATTTCGGCCTCTTTTCTTTCATCaacttgaatttttttctaaCGACTTATCTTCTCCAAACAttaattgataatttttttttggcacaaaagaaaattaatctAAAATGAGTTTGTACATCATTTACAGGGTCGTTATCGACAATGGTGTTTGTTCTTCAGCGACAATCGTCAAGGTTtgcttctttatttttaatctaaaccaccttaaataattaatagccTCAAAGCAAATGATTCATTCTTAATCCAAAAGACTAATTACAATAATTCCATTTTTCTTCTATCAGGTTGACAGTCCTAGAGGACATGGTATATTGCTAGAAGCAGTACAAATCCTCACCGATTTGAACCTCTCCATTAAAAAAGCTTACATTTCTTCTGATGGAAGATGGAACATGGATGGTAATTATcaattttcaaattcaaaattatatatttattaataaatttctgTTATGTttataactcttttttttccttctaattCTGCAGTTTTTCATGTGACTGACTTAAACGGAAACAAATTGAATGATCAGAGCGTCTTGAGCTACATTGAACAGGTAATTTcgtaatttaatataaaatgcTCATGTCTGTATTCAAAGAACTTGTGGgttctaaaaatagaaatctttcttttttggtttgaCAGTCGATTGAAACGGTTTACTATGGAGAAAACATTGAAGTTAACGGTCTAACGGCCTTAGAGTTAACCGGAACGGACAGGATCGGTTTACTATCCGAGATGTTTGCGGTTCTCTCTGATCTCAACTGCGATGTAGTTGACGCTAAGCTATGGACACATAACGGTAGAGTTGCGTCTATGATCTATCTCAAAGACTGCAGCTCAGGATCGCCTATTCTCGATTCTCATCGCATATCCAAAATCGAGGGACGGTTAAAGAACGTTCTGAACGGCGATAATGACGTTAAATCCGCTGCCAAGACTTGTGTTTCGGTGGATATGATGACGCACATCGAACGCAGGCTTCATCAGCTTATGTTCGAAGACAGAGACTACGAGAAGAGATCCAAGAAGCAGGAGAGATCTCCTATGGTGGTGGTGACGGTTCAGAATTGGGCTGAGAGGGGTTACTCGGTGGTTAATGTTCATTGCCGAGACAGGACTAAGCTTTTGTTTGACGTGGTTTGCACGTTAACCGATATGGAATATGCCGTGTTCCATGCGACTATCAACACATCTGAAGACCAAGCTCATTTGGTATGTTTCTTGAACCAAAATTTGTTAATGTTGGGAGGTTTCTGTGCGACTTTGACCTAAACgatctttcctttttttggtaACTTCTTCAGGAATTTTATATCCGGCATAAGGATGGATCACCTATAAGTTCAGAAGCAGAGAGACAAAGAGTGATACAATGCTTAGAAGCTGCAGTGGAGAGAAGAGCATCTGAGGTATGATAAGACTAGccttaagttggtttaaatgtTTTGATTGATTAACCGGTAATCTAAACCGGttctttggttttgtttatgtttagGGTGTGAGATTAGAGCTGAGGCATCCAGACAAACAAGGTTTACTAGCTGAAGTTACACGGACGTTCAGAGAAAACGGTCTGAATGTTACAAGAACAGAAATATCAACGAGCTGTGGCATGGCAACAAACATATTCTATGTAACCGATGCGAATGGAGATGAAGCCGACTCGAAACTGATTGAATCTGTCAGGGAGAAAATCGGTTTCGAGTGTTTAAGAGTGAAAGAAATGCCATCAGTGACTCAAAGGAAGGGAGATGGAGAAGAACATCAACAGACTAAAGCAGTGTTGGTTTCACTTGGGAGTTTGGTTTGGAGGAACCTATTCAGCTTTGGTCTTATCAAATCATGTTCTTGAGACAGTTCACAATGTGGGTTAACTGAATCACCAGTGCTGCagaatttatcttttaaaaggCACGTGGACTTTATTCGAGGAAGTCTACGTGCCTTGAAAAAAGATCAATACTTTCAATCGGGTGGTTTGGTAAATTAAGTTTGAGTTTAGGCAAATGTTTGTTCATGTTCttgtaaatagaaaaaaaataggaaaGGAATGATTAGAAAATCAGAAGTTGCGTACTGTTTTTATTGTGGTGGTTTTAGGTGTTATAAAAGTTTGTACAAAGtttctaattaattattatcatgATTGTTTCgatatgtttgtgtgtttgctAGATTATTAGTGGTTGGTATTTTTCTGTGGaatgtttttaagtttttggtccaattattttaattatgaaaaaaatctaGTTGTggttattaatatatatatgacccATAAGATGAAAGGCGAAATAGTATGTTCTAATGTTTGAATATTGGAACTTCCCATCATAATTTTTCAACAAGAAAAAAGGTTAGGACAATAAAGGTAGGTAAGCCAATAAAGCTTTTGGTAGGTGATAGTAATTGGAAAATGATGCGTTGGTGTCTCCCTATGTTCCTTCCATTCATCCCACGTTGATCAGTctcttatttaattttgtttaagaaTATTGTTTCAGAAGAGTTGGTGGTAGAAGTCgcaaatatagattttatttcattattcaaattcaaaaatctGGAAAAGATCAGATGTCCATCTCCAATCATCAAGTAAAAGATATGAACAAAAAGCAGGATATAACTTTGTAGAAATGTATAAACCAATGATCCATATATGTACAATAATTAAACCATTTGATGTCGTTCTCATGTATTAGGTCTAAGTTGCGTGTGTCAATACTGCCGACAGCTTTCTATGCCCTTCTTCTTACCTCAAAGTATTTGTTAGTATAACATAAAATCTTGACTTTAGATTACTAATAATAGAAGGTGGGTGACACCATTTTCAATTTTATCCGATTAGTTAAACTCAAGTGGTTACGTCACTTCCCAAGCATCAGCGACCTTAGTAGCATTTCACATCCCGTGAATGATGATGATATTATCCTCCGAATGGAAAAAGCGAATCGAGCGTTGCGGATCAGCAGATTGAATAGAACAAAAGTGGATCTAGTGAATCATGTGTGGTTTAAGCGGATTAGGTGTGGTTTAAGCAGATCTAACGGcctaaaatatatgattaaat
The Raphanus sativus cultivar WK10039 chromosome 1, ASM80110v3, whole genome shotgun sequence DNA segment above includes these coding regions:
- the LOC108814635 gene encoding ACT domain-containing protein ACR8, whose protein sequence is MAMKGYLDEYEKLVIRMNTPRVVIDNGVCSSATIVKVDSPRGHGILLEAVQILTDLNLSIKKAYISSDGRWNMDVFHVTDLNGNKLNDQSVLSYIEQSIETVYYGENIEVNGLTALELTGTDRIGLLSEMFAVLSDLNCDVVDAKLWTHNGRVASMIYLKDCSSGSPILDSHRISKIEGRLKNVLNGDNDVKSAAKTCVSVDMMTHIERRLHQLMFEDRDYEKRSKKQERSPMVVVTVQNWAERGYSVVNVHCRDRTKLLFDVVCTLTDMEYAVFHATINTSEDQAHLEFYIRHKDGSPISSEAERQRVIQCLEAAVERRASEGVRLELRHPDKQGLLAEVTRTFRENGLNVTRTEISTSCGMATNIFYVTDANGDEADSKLIESVREKIGFECLRVKEMPSVTQRKGDGEEHQQTKAVLVSLGSLVWRNLFSFGLIKSCS